Part of the Candidatus Methylacidiphilales bacterium genome is shown below.
ATTGCTGTGCCTGGCCATGGTGGCCCTGATCGGTTTCATGGCTGTATCCGTTGACTATGGCTTGATGGCGTTGAAAGCAAATGCGTTGCAGAGAGGCTGCGACGCCGCCGCCTTGGCGGCCACGACTGAAATGCTCATTTCCGGCAGCACAAGCACCGCCCAGACCCAGGCGCAGACTTATGGCGCCCAGAACGGGGCCACGATCACGAGCGTCGTTTTCAGCAACAGCAACACGGTTGTGACAGTCCAGGGCACCGCGACGCAGAGTTTTTTCTTTGCCCAGGTGCTGGGGATCGGCAGTGGAACATTGAACCGGCAGGCCAAAGCCTACTGCATTGACATCACCGGCGTGAGCAATGGCGTTCCGCTGGGGATAACAACCGATGACTTCAATGCCCATGTGGGCGGCGCATCATTCACAGTAAGCTTGATCCGGAACCAGGACACTGCATTTGCCGATGGCAATGTGGTCGGGCTTGCATTGACCAACGGGAAAAGCCCGAGCCACTGGGACACCTACCTTCAGAATGGATATTCGAATGTTCCTGTTTATATGGGATATACGGTTGATTACAATTCACTCAATGCAAGCCTGAAGGAGCAGGAGAAGAACCTGTATGATGGGCTTTCAGGCCGGATCGGCGGTATCATGGCTATTTTTATTACAGACCCGACGCCGGCAACCAATGGCAATTCGATTCACCCCATCGAGGGCATCGCGGTGGTACAGCTCACCGGCGTTGATAATTCGGGAAACGTGTCGTTGAAAATACTCAAAGGCATCAATGACTATACGGGGGGGCTTTACAATACAACCACAGCCAGTTCCCTTCAACTGACCAATGCCTACAAAATGGGTTTGGAAAATCCCTAACACAAATGCATTCAACTAGGGCACATTGTATTTATTCTGCCGCACGTTCACGCGTCATTGCGAGGAGCGCAGCGACGCGGCAATCCAGAAACCAGCTTATGGGTATGGAGTGGATCGCCACGGCCCAACTCCGACATGCGTCGCGAGTGTTCCATATGGGCCTCGCGATGACGCGACAATATGAATGCAATTTGCTCTAATAGTGCCAACAGGCAGGCCATTGAAATGAGTATGAAATATGCAGGCTAATCCATTTCGAGGCTGAAGTCCAGGGCGCGCACACTGTGGGTGAGGCTGCCGACGGAGATATAATCAACGCCTGTTTCCGCCACGGCCGCCACGCGCTCGAGCGTCATGTTGCCCGAAGCTTCGAGTCCGCATTTCCCAGCGGCGATGCGTACGGCCTCACGCATCTGCGGAATCGGCATGTTGTCGAGCAGGATGCGGGTTACGCCAGCGTTGGCAAGGACAGCCACCTGCTCAAGCGTGTCGGCCTCGAAAATAATGGGGGCGTCGGGATCCGAGTTCTTCATTTTTTTGACAGCTTCAAGCAGCCCGTCCGGCTGGGCCATCAACGCCACATGATTGTCCTTGGGCATAAAGGCGTCGTAGAGGCCCATGCGATGGTTCACTCCGCCGCCGCAGCGCACGGCGTATTTTTCCAGGTGCCGCAGGCCGGGCGTGGTCTTTCGGGTATCGAGAATCCGGCATGGAGTATGGGCGATTTCTCTAACAAATCTCCGGGTTTGTGTTGCAATGCCGGAAAGATGCTGGAGGAAGTTGAGCGCGGAGCGTTCGCCGGTCAGGATGGCGCTGACGGGGCCTTCCAGTTCCATGACGGTTTGGCCTTTGGCGAGGGAGTCGCCATCTTCGGATTTGAAAGTGAGTCGCAGGGCCGTGTCCACTTCACTGAAAACCTGGGCTGCAACAGGCAATCCGCAAAGGACGCCTTCTTCCTTCACGAAAATATGGGCTCGCGCTTTGGTGTTTTTGGGGACGAGGCAGGCTGTGGTGATGTCGAGCGGGCCGACATCCTCGGCCAATGCTCGCGATGCGGCTTCGCGCAGGAGGGCGGGTTCGGGCGGTGTGACGGGCATAG
Proteins encoded:
- a CDS encoding pilus assembly protein TadG-related protein — translated: MSRKQHPHAPVLINGLFCGRVRHWRGREGSAVLLLCLAMVALIGFMAVSVDYGLMALKANALQRGCDAAALAATTEMLISGSTSTAQTQAQTYGAQNGATITSVVFSNSNTVVTVQGTATQSFFFAQVLGIGSGTLNRQAKAYCIDITGVSNGVPLGITTDDFNAHVGGASFTVSLIRNQDTAFADGNVVGLALTNGKSPSHWDTYLQNGYSNVPVYMGYTVDYNSLNASLKEQEKNLYDGLSGRIGGIMAIFITDPTPATNGNSIHPIEGIAVVQLTGVDNSGNVSLKILKGINDYTGGLYNTTTASSLQLTNAYKMGLENP
- the nadC gene encoding carboxylating nicotinate-nucleotide diphosphorylase, translated to MPVTPPEPALLREAASRALAEDVGPLDITTACLVPKNTKARAHIFVKEEGVLCGLPVAAQVFSEVDTALRLTFKSEDGDSLAKGQTVMELEGPVSAILTGERSALNFLQHLSGIATQTRRFVREIAHTPCRILDTRKTTPGLRHLEKYAVRCGGGVNHRMGLYDAFMPKDNHVALMAQPDGLLEAVKKMKNSDPDAPIIFEADTLEQVAVLANAGVTRILLDNMPIPQMREAVRIAAGKCGLEASGNMTLERVAAVAETGVDYISVGSLTHSVRALDFSLEMD